The following coding sequences are from one Nymphalis io chromosome 5, ilAglIoxx1.1, whole genome shotgun sequence window:
- the LOC126768641 gene encoding ATP-binding cassette sub-family G member 5 → MIGSDYTLELCNVFHSGQVEPGSFFQRLTGGVKTGVILKDVSFITHSGEVTAILGSKGSGKRALLDVISRRVPSKGHILLEGVPLEEDQFRSTCALVRHSTKLLPGLSVQQTLALSLTKISGYLKSSKVKQVMADLALSQVANKCVTSLTKSEYRRLVIGVQLIRDPLILLLDEPTWDLDPLNTYLVISILSNTAKKYGTTIILTMEKPRSDVFPFLDRVVYLCLGDVVYAGPTRNLLDYFGSIGFPCPQLENPLMYYLCLSTVDRRSRERFIESNHQIAALVEKFKVEGQAMMQGNLTEHSRIINPNKVQMNYGKPGGVRIIWMLYLRMLASIFNLKKHGLKQMSMRLLSLPIYFLILWIFYNESKDFQRAFITKSGLIFNAMVGTYFISIMNTICLYGPYRTRYYQESQEGLYSGASLLLAWNLVSLPFSFVTTFASAAIIYPILGEISENLDYIYFALVLWSSYIFAEQQAIAVMMFVKNGLIAGIVNIYISCIYIMLASGVLRSYKGYEEWLFYLTYLTHTRYASIFLHRNIFKQPIFNSLPYSAEENCTAITNLIQTSSNLNSNSNANCRYPSGKAFLTERFTAKNFGGDIYQTGDFNLDFNLGISFAFSLGTIIFNKFLYLMPLPGYIADKFRE, encoded by the exons ATGATCGGAAGTGACTACACATTGGAGTTATGTAATGTTTTCCACTCGGGACAA GTAGAGCCGGGTAGCTTCTTTCAGCGCTTGACAGGCGGCGTGAAGACCGGCGTCATATTAAAGGATGTTTCATTCATTACGCATAGCGGAGAAGTGACAGCCATTCTTGGTTCCAAAG GTAGCGGTAAACGCGCTCTTCTGGATGTCATAAGCCGCCGAGTACCCTCCAAGGGTCACATACTCCTTGAAGGAGTACCTTTGGAAGAGGATCAATTTAGAAGCACCTGTGCACTGGTCCGACATTCTACTAAGCTCCTTCCTGGTCTCAGTGTTCAACAAACCCTGGCATTGTCGTTGACTAAG atTTCTGGATACTTAAAGTCGTCAAAAGTAAAACAAGTCATGGCGGATTTAGCCTTGTCTCAG GTTGCCAACAAATGTGTAACAAGCTTAACGAAGAGCGAATATCGACGATTAGTAATTGGGGTTCAACTCATTCGAGATCCat TAATTCTACTTCTCGATGAGCCGACTTGGGATTTGGATCCTTTGAACACATATTTAGTTATATCGATTCTTTCAAATACCGCTAAGAAATACGGAACTACTATCATACTTACAATGGAAAAACCTAGATCAG ATGTTTTTCCTTTCCTAGATAGAGTGGTGTATTTGTGTCTCGGAGACGTGGTGTACGCGGGGCCAACAAGAAACTTATTGGACTATTTCGGTAGCATCGGCTTTCCTTGCCCACAGTTGGAGAATCCTCTAATGTATTATT TATGCCTATCAACAGTAGACAGACGTTCACGAGAACGCTTCATAGAGTCTAATCATCAGATAGCAGCTCTGGTGGAAAAGTTTAAGGTAGAAGGTCAAGCAATGATGCAGGGCAATCTCACAGAACACAGCCGGATCATTAACCCTAATAAAGTTCAAATGAACTATGGCAAGCCAGGGGGCGTGAGGATTATATGGATGTTGTATTT gAGAATGCTCGCATCGATTTTCAATTTGAAGAAACACGGCTTGAAACAAATGTCAATGAGATTATTAAGCTTACCCATATATTTCCTAATTTTATGGATTTTCTACAACGAATCTAAG GACTTTCAGCGAGCTTTTATTACGAAAAGTGGACTTATCTTCAACGCTATGGTCGGAACGTACTTTATTAGTATTATGAACACAATTTGCTTAT ACGGCCCGTACAGAACACGCTACTACCAGGAATCCCAGGAAGGTCTGTACAGCGGTGCCAGCCTCCTGCTCGCGTGGAATCTCGTGTCGCTGCCCTTTTCATTTGTTACAACTTTCGCCTCCGCTGCTATTATATATcc AATCCTAGGTGAAATATCTGAAAATCTGGACTACATATATTTCGCACTGGTGCTCTGGTCGAGCTACATCTTCGCGGAGCAACAAGCCATCGCTGTCATGATGTTCGTCAAGAATGGCCTTATTGCTGGCATCGTAAACATCTACATCTCCTGTATATACATCATGTTGGCGAGTGGAGTTTTAAG aTCATACAAAGGCTATGAAGAATGGTTATTCTACCTCACCTACCTAACTCACACAAGATATGCCTCGATTTTCCTtcacagaaatatttttaagcaaccAATATTCAACAGTCTTCCTTACAGTGCTGAAGAAAACTGCACTGCCATCACTAATCTCATCCAAACTTCCtctaatttaaatagtaattctaATGCCAATTGTAGATACCCAAGTGGCAAGGCATTTTTAACAGAGAGATTTACTGCGAAGAATTTTGGTGGCGATATTTATCAAACTGGTGATTTCAACTTGGATTTTAATTTAGGCATTTCCTTTGCGTTTTCTCTGGGcacaatcatttttaataaattcttgtATCTAATGCCTTTGCCTGGGTATATTGCTGATAAATTTAGAGaatag
- the LOC126768725 gene encoding uncharacterized protein LOC126768725: MEGDELSGDLVRLDNGFLVDEETYVVNSDDVLEQEENNSDSNSGGKNAPLREQDRFLPIANIAKIMKRAIPENGKIAKDARECVQECISEFISFITSEASDRCQMEKRKTINGEDVLFAMNALGFDNYVEPLKLYLKKYREIVLSPVTISKLNKTIVLYGSDGTQCVSSENENETQTETVIYSYPKVIGDFTIT, from the exons ATGGAAGGGGATGAACTTAGTGGTGATTTGGTTAGATTGGATAATGGCTTTCTAGTCGATGAGGAGACTTATGTTGTAAACTCCGACGATGTTTTGG AACAAGAAGAAAACAACTCTGATTCTAATAGTGGTGGAAAAAATGCTCCTCTTCGCGAACAGGATCGATTTTTACCTATTGCAAATATAGCGAAAATCATGAAAAGGGCAATTCCAGAAAATGGAAAG ATTGCAAAAGATGCTAGGGAATGTGTACAGGAATGCATTTCagaatttatatcttttataacaAGTGAAGCAAGTGATCGTTGTCAGATGGAGAAAAGGAAGACTATCAATGGAGAAGATGTGTTATTTGCAATGAATGCTCTGGGCTTTGATAATTATGTTGAACCACTGAAGTTGTATCTTAAAAAGTACAGAGAAATTGTTTTGTCGCCT gtAACTATcagcaagttaaataaaacaatagtctTATATGGAA GTGATGGAACACAATGCGTTTCGAGTGAAAATGAGAATGAAACACAGACAGAAACTGTTATATACAGCTATCCTAAAGTTATTGGAGATTTTACAATTACTTAA